The sequence below is a genomic window from Lodderomyces elongisporus chromosome 2, complete sequence.
tcctcttcttgttcCGTCATAACATCCTCATCTCCATCTGCACCTTTACCCTCACTCTCACCCTCACCCTCACcttcatcaccaccaccaataatTTGCGTTTGGTCATTGTTTTCATATAGAttggatgaagaagaaaatctATGGGCTCTTTTCAACAACGGATTGGAAAGGGGTTTGGGAattgtaaatttttttcttgctcctcctcctcctcctccttcttcctcatcatcgtcgtcatcaCTATTTGACAGCTCACTTTCATCTTCTGCAATAGCCTCATTTAATGGTCTGTTGGTAACGGTGCTGGTAGTGTTACCAATTGTGTTACCATGACCAAAAATAGCGGTACGTTTTCCATTCTTATCAACAACCGAAGCAAAACtaactcttcttcttggCTCAGTAACCAAAGTTTGCTCATTTACTGCATTTCTCATATTTCCCTCGGTTCTAGACCGCATTACCAATCTCTTCTCCAAGCTCTCTAATCTATCCAGTCTCTTcagtttttcaattcttctcCGTTTTAAATGGTTCAAGAAATGCTCTGGTTCAGGCAGCTCGCCACTCTCAACCATTCTAGTGATTGCATTCAACACGGGATACGAATAGACCCGATAGATGAGGCCACGTAGCACTCCAAAGTTTATGAACCGCCGCACGTCAATGTTATGAAACAAATTTTTATGTTGCAAATACCATTCTTTTACTGTTTGTCCTTGATTCAATGAACGatacaaaaagaacaaatctGTCTTTGTTGGGATTTTTATATCCAAGTATGCAGAAGCAAAATTACCGGGAGATTTTGTCGAGAGATAGCTATTCTTGGAATATGGCGACATTGATCCCGAGGGGATGTGTTTAAAGTAGCCTGGCGATGAAGAAGTCGTCGACGCCACCTCACTAAACGCTCTTGGCGAATGATTGTGTTGGTTATAGTAATGATTCATTGGTGTGTATGCTGAGGGAGATTGTCGTACATCGTCGTTTGCTACAACATATGCTTGGCATTGTTCGGCGATTTTTCCATCGCTTTTTAAAAACTCGCCAATCCTATTTGTTGGAGCATAAATATTGTTAAACTGGAAGATATCAATTATTTCGATACACTTGTAGTGCATGAGATGTTGAATGCATTGCTTGGTGATGAGGTAATCGGCATCTGCAAGCTCGCTGATTCTTTTGAGTGAGTTGACACCATCAATGTAGGGCAATATCTTGACCATTGTTGGGTCCCAATTAACATCGACCAAGGATCGAAGCTTTACCGTGGCAATCGGCACTTGAAAAGCTTTGAGGTTTACTGGTGCAGGTAATATGGGAAACAATTTGATATCCACAGAGTTTGAATTGTCCAATGGTATACAACACTCTGAGTAATTATTCAAATCCTGGTAGATTTGTGTAATCAACGACTCAATCGATGATAGTGAGATTTCCTTTGTCTTTGCATGGCCTGGTTCATTTAGCCTATTGTCTAAACTCTCAACTCCAAAGACATCCAGGTTGGCACTATTCAATGATGTAGAcgatttcttttccttttgtaaTTGTTCCAAACTCTTGTAAAAAGAATTGTCCTTATCCAATTTGCTCAATAGTCTATTCTGTTCCTCCAATACGCCAAACATGTGCCCCATCCGCCGAATAGCAGACTCGTATGGTTTCACATCTCCAGTCTCGTAGGAAAATACAAAGCAGAAATTAAAGCTAAATGAGTTTCTCGCATATTGCTCATTCACCATGTGTACTGGGTACCCAATAACCTTTAGTTTATCAATCTTGAATGAAATAAGACGATTGCATAATTGTGGTTTGGGTATAACGTAGTTTTTGACAGTGTCAAAGTCGAATAAACTCTGACTGTTTTCGTTACTGAACTCATTGGTTTCTTCGTCTCTTTCCTccctttcttcctcttcctcttcctcttcttcttctttttctttttcttgttctttttcttgttgttgttgctgaggttgctcttcttctcctgGGCCGGCCTCTACTCCGGTGCTCAcatttgcttttttctttgaagtTGCAATCAAGTTAGGTGGAAACTGATGGActatttttgttccttCAATTGGGTGGAACACCGCGTAGAAGATACTAATTATTGGTATAAACCCATCAGACATTCCatgctaaaaaaaaaaaagaaagaagtaTATGATCAGGTGGTTGAATTGgtttgaagaaaataattcGTAATTGAACTTGAAGATTTGAAGAATTGAAGTTGATTAAACAATTATTTTTACGTAAATgtatattcatatatatatatatgtgtgtgtgtgtgtgtgtgtatatgtatgtatacaaAGTTTTGTGGCGTATGTACAGAATAGTGTAATCTGTGTGATATTCTGTGTATAACTTGTGCTGATACCGGTGATTTGTCAAGTTGGTAGCATCCATACATTCTTCATCACTTACATTAACAGTTTCCATATACATATTGAGTTGGCAAATAGGATACTTCTCAAATGGAATATGTAAATCGCTACACATCTAAGTTCCCGGCCCATTTCCTCTCCCTAGAACATAATTGTTGTGTTCTGACTAACTTTATTAAACATATTTACTGTATTACCAAAGCCTGagtattttcaaaatgaaCAATAACCACAacattctttgtttcttttttttgcgaGAATTACACCAAAATATTTCagatagaagaaaaaaaaaaaatttaaacaacacaacaacaatttacTCAAAATGAAGTACTTGGGCTAGGAAGAGTCAGCAGTTACATCAACTTAAATTACTAAACTTAGTtgttaaaaataaaggataAACTTTGAACTTACAAAAGTTACAAAATACCATGCATTGATAATTTGGCTCTGTTTTGTATaaatcaataaaaaaaaacttttaaaaaaaacatattgACACCTACGCGATTCGAACGCGTGCATCTTACGATACTAGAAATCACAATCTTTTCAGATCAGAAGaacttgttgttcttgagTCTAGCGCCTTAGACCAACTCGGCCAAAGTGTCTTATTTTATATCTTTGTAAAACGTATGCTCTAACCAATAGTCTAGTATGATGTACTATAGTAATAAACGGTAGATATACTTTGTGAAGTAATAATTTACTTTTGTTATCCTTTTAGCCCTCCCCTCTTTTCCACATAATGTAGCCGAGTTTATAACTTCTACTTCCGAAccctccttttcttctgtaTTGTAACTACTAATACGTTACTGTTATAATACCTAGTATCGAATGGAAATTTGAAATCGTTGCTTGGCACAACCTcccatttcttcttcaattttg
It includes:
- the NPR2 gene encoding Nitrogen permease regulator 2 (BUSCO:EOG09262H34), which translates into the protein MYMETVNHGMSDGFIPIISIFYAVFHPIEGTKIVHQFPPNLIATSKKKANVSTGVEAGPGEEEQPQQQQQEKEQEKEKEEEEEEEEEEREERDEETNEFSNENSQSLFDFDTVKNYVIPKPQLCNRLISFKIDKLKVIGYPVHMVNEQYARNSFSFNFCFVFSYETGDVKPYESAIRRMGHMFGVLEEQNRLLSKLDKDNSFYKSLEQLQKEKKSSTSLNSANSDVFGVESLDNRLNEPGHAKTKEISLSSIESLITQIYQDLNNYSECCIPLDNSNSVDIKLFPILPAPVNLKAFQVPIATVKLRSLVDVNWDPTMVKILPYIDGVNSLKRISELADADYLITKQCIQHLMHYKCIEIIDIFQFNNIYAPTNRIGEFLKSDGKIAEQCQAYVVANDDVRQSPSAYTPMNHYYNQHNHSPRAFSEVASTTSSSPGYFKHIPSGSMSPYSKNSYLSTKSPGNFASAYLDIKIPTKTDLFFLYRSLNQGQTVKEWYLQHKNLFHNIDVRRFINFGVLRGLIYRVYSYPVLNAITRMVESGESPEPEHFLNHLKRRRIEKSKRSDRLESLEKRLVMRSRTEGNMRNAVNEQTLVTEPRRRVSFASVVDKNGKRTAIFGHGNTIGNTTSTVTNRPLNEAIAEDESESSNSDDDDDEEEGGGGGGARKKFTIPKPLSNPLLKRAHRFSSSSNLYENNDQTQIIGGGDEGEGEGESEGKGADGDEDVMTEQEEEEMTFLIKMLIGFQHFDSICTELQKSRSEVEEMIKRFGSFTVVNS